The Amycolatopsis umgeniensis DNA segment CAGGCCGACCGGACCGCTTCCCCGAGCGCGCCCGCGTGCAGCCGGTCCAGCGCGCGCCGCGCGTCGACCAGCCGCACCGTGACCGCCAGCCGCGCGTCGCACGACCGCCGCGCCCGCGCGTCCCGGGTCGCGGCGAGTTCGGTGAGCAGGCCCGCGTTGAGCCGGTCGATCACCGGCCGGACCTCGGTCGCCAGATCGGGCCGCCCGGGCGGCCGCGTGCCGGGGTGCTCGGTCCAGCGCGTGTAAAGGCCGCGCTGCACGACCTTGTTCGCCTCGATCTGGTCGCGGAAGAACCGCACCACGCCGTCCGCGTCGAGACCGAGGCCGGGCGCCTTCGCCGCCACCGAGTCGAGGATCTGCTGTTCGCGCACCGGGTCGTCGATCGGCGACGGCGTGCCGAACTTCGCGGCCGCGACCTTGTCGGCGATCTGCACGCGTTGCGCGGCGAGGTCGGTCAGTTTCCAGAAACCCGGAGACGCCGACGCCGGCGCGGGCACCGCCAGCAGCCCGGTCACGAGCAACACACAGAGCACCCGAAGTCGCATGCCCGGAAACGCTACATGCGAAAATCCCCGGGTGCCCGCGCTAGCCGAAGTCATCGCCGCCCTGGAGCAGGCGTACCCGCCCGAACTCGCCGAATCGTGGGACGCCGTCGGACTCGTCTGCGGCGACCCGGCCGAGAACGTGGACAAGGTCCTGTTCTGCGTCGACCCGGTCGACGAGACCGTCGACGAGGCGATCGCCGACGGCGCGCAGTTGATCGTCGCGCACCATCCGCTGCTGCTGCGCGGCGTCCACGGCGTCCCGGCCGACAGCACCAAGGGACGCCTCGTGCACCGCCTGATCCGCGCCGGTGTCGCCCTCTACTGCGCGCACACCAACGCCGATTCCGCGTCGCCCGGAGTCTCCGACGCGCTCGCCGACGCGATCGGCCTGACCGTCCTCGGCCCGCTCGATCCCCGCGAGGACGGCGTCACCGGAATCGGCCGCATCGGCGAACTGCCCGCGCCCGAACCGTTCTCCGCCTTCGTCGAACGCGTCGCGAACGCCTTGCCCCGCACGGAACCCGGCGTCTACGGCGCGGGCGATCCGGCGCGCCCGATCCGCCGCGTCGCCGTTTCCGGCGGCTCCGGCGACAGCTATCTCAAACGGGCCACCGCCGCCGGGGTCGACGCGTACGTCACCGCCGATCTCCGGCATCATCCCGCGGGCGAGCACCTCGCCGAGATCACCGAAGTCCCCGCCCTGGTCGGCGTCACGCACTGGGCGAGCGAATGGCCGTGGTGCGAGCAAGCCTCGGGCGTCGTCCGCGCCGCGTTTGCGGGTAACGTCGACGTTCACGTCTCCACGCGGTGCACCGACCCGTGGACGCTACGGGCCACCCGAACCGAGCACTAAGAAACTCCAAGGAGCACCGTGAAGGCCGACCCCGCCGTCCAGCGCCAGCTGCTCGAACTCGCGAAGGTGGACGCCGAACTCTCGCGTACCGCCCACCGCCGACGCACCCTGCCGGAGATCGCCGAGATCGACGCGGGCGAGAAGACGGTCCGCGATCGACGCGACGCGCTGGTCTCGGTCCAGACGGCGGCGTCCGACCTCGACCGCGAGATCGCCCGCCAGGAGAAGGAGATCGAGTCGGTGCGCGCCCGCGGAGACCGCGACCGCAAGCTGCTCGAATCCGGTTCGGTCGCGGCGAAGCAGATGACCGACATCGAGCACGAGCTGAACAGCCTCAACCGGCGTCAGTCCGCGCTCGAGGACGACCTGCTCGAACTGATGGAACGTCGCGAGGCGCTCGACCTCGACGCCCAGCGCACCAGCGCCGAGGTCGCGAAGGCCGAGGGCGAGGTCGCCGACGCCGTCCGACGCCGCGACGAGAACTTCGTCGACTTCGACACCACGAAGGCCCGCCGCGACGAGGACCGAGCCAAACTCCTGCCACGGTTCCCGGAAGACCTGATGAAGCTCTACGAGCGGGTCCGGGCACACAAGGGCATCGGTGCCGCGCTGCTGCGGGCCCGCCGCTGCGGCGCCTGCCAGCTCGACATCGACCGCCGCGAGATCGCCGAGATCAAGGCCGCCCCCGAGGACAACGTCATCCAGTGCGAGAACTGCGGCGCCATCCTGGTGCGCACGCTGGAGTCCGGCCTGTGACCGACCACGTGCTGATCGAGGCCGACGGCGGCTCGCGGGGCAACCCAGGGCCGGCGGGCTACGGCGCCGTGGTCAAGGACGCGGCCACCGGTGAGGTGCTCGCCGAGCGCAAGGCGTACGTCGGCATCGCGACCAACAACGTCGCCGAGTACTCCGGCCTGATCGCCGGGCTCGCCGCGGCCGCCGAGCTCGGAGCGTCCACAGTGGACGTCCGGATGGACTCGAAGCTCGTGGTGGAACA contains these protein-coding regions:
- a CDS encoding chorismate mutase translates to MRLRVLCVLLVTGLLAVPAPASASPGFWKLTDLAAQRVQIADKVAAAKFGTPSPIDDPVREQQILDSVAAKAPGLGLDADGVVRFFRDQIEANKVVQRGLYTRWTEHPGTRPPGRPDLATEVRPVIDRLNAGLLTELAATRDARARRSCDARLAVTVRLVDARRALDRLHAGALGEAVRSACSRP
- a CDS encoding Nif3-like dinuclear metal center hexameric protein, whose protein sequence is MPALAEVIAALEQAYPPELAESWDAVGLVCGDPAENVDKVLFCVDPVDETVDEAIADGAQLIVAHHPLLLRGVHGVPADSTKGRLVHRLIRAGVALYCAHTNADSASPGVSDALADAIGLTVLGPLDPREDGVTGIGRIGELPAPEPFSAFVERVANALPRTEPGVYGAGDPARPIRRVAVSGGSGDSYLKRATAAGVDAYVTADLRHHPAGEHLAEITEVPALVGVTHWASEWPWCEQASGVVRAAFAGNVDVHVSTRCTDPWTLRATRTEH
- a CDS encoding DUF7581 domain-containing protein, with protein sequence MKADPAVQRQLLELAKVDAELSRTAHRRRTLPEIAEIDAGEKTVRDRRDALVSVQTAASDLDREIARQEKEIESVRARGDRDRKLLESGSVAAKQMTDIEHELNSLNRRQSALEDDLLELMERREALDLDAQRTSAEVAKAEGEVADAVRRRDENFVDFDTTKARRDEDRAKLLPRFPEDLMKLYERVRAHKGIGAALLRARRCGACQLDIDRREIAEIKAAPEDNVIQCENCGAILVRTLESGL